The Flavobacterium sp. 1 genome contains the following window.
AGATTTTCCCCAGGTAAACTCTCAAGGTTATGCCCGTTTTCGTATTGAAGCACCCGCTGCAGACAGTGTTAGGGTAAGTCTCGGATTAGGAGGTAAAGGAGGGACAAAACTGATGAAATCAGCAGATGGATTTTGGACAGGAACTACAGAAGGGCCTATGGATGAGGGTTTTCATTATTATCACGTCAATGTTGACGGGGGAACATTTAACGATCCGGGTGCATTAAATTTTTATGGTTCTGTCCGTTGGGAAAGCGGTATCGAAATACCTGCACACGACCAAGATTTTTATGCTCTAAAAGCAGTGCCTCACGGAAATGTACAGCAAATACTTTTCCCTTCAAAAAATACTAATACCTCACGCCGGGCATTTGTTTATACGCCTCCTGGTTATGAAAAAGAGCAGTCAAAACGATATTCGGTATTATACTTACAGCACGGCTGGGGTGAAGATGAAACAGCATGGAGCAATCAGGGTCACGCCAATTTGATCATGGACAATCTTATCGCCGAAGGGAAAATTAAACCTTTTATTATTGTGATGACTTATGGAATGACAAACGAAATTAAGTTTGGCGGATTAAGAAATTTTGATATCACTCCTTTTCAAACCGTTTTGGTCGATGAACTAATTCCTTTTATAGATAATAATTTTCGCACTATTGCTAAACAGTCGCATCGTGCCATGGGCGGACTTTCTATGGGAGGAATGGAAACACGCATGATTACACTTAACAAAACAGATGTTTTCTCTCAGTATGCTCTACTTAGCGGAGGACTTTATAAGCCAGAAGATATTAAAGATAAATCCAAAGTAAAACTTGTCTTTTTGAGCTGTGGAAGTAAAGAAAATCCAGACGGAGTCAAAAATGCAGCGACTGCACTTAAAAATGCTGGCTTCAATGCTGTTTCGTATGTATCGAAAGGGACAGGACATGAATTTCAAACTTGGAGACGCAGTTTAAAAGAACTGGCACCGCTGTTATTTAAAGAGTAGTATAAAACCAATAAATCAATATATCATGAACAGATTCAGTATGGTTTTATTCGTCTATTTAAATTTCAACAGCACTTTTTTGAAAAAAATAATGTTGCTTCTTTGTTTTTGCAGTATTTCAAATATTGCTTTGGCACAAAAATTACAACTAAATGAAAAGGAGTATTTTGAAACGCAGGGTTTAAATGTTTTGGTTTTTAGTAATGAATACAATGGGATGTTTTTTGACGAAAAAACGGCAGGTATAGAATTCATACATCATGGCGTTCGAACAGTAACTGGTGGAGCAGTCAGACTCCATAATACGCCGGAACAGTGGGATTTAATTCCGAAAATGACGAGTCGGAAAGTAGATAAGGCAAACAATACAATTGAAGTTTCCCTGCGATACGAAGAATTTGATTTTGATTCCCGACTCACAGTTACTCCTAAGGGGAATGGATTTGTAATCACAGTCTTTTTGGATAAACCTGTTCCTAAGGAGCTGGAAGGAAAGGCAGGATTTAATTTGGAATTCATACCAACCTCTTATTTTGAAAGCAATTATTTAGTTGACGGAAGGGCAGGAACATTTCCAAGATATCCTGCCAGCAATACCGAAATTCGGTCTTCAGCTCAAAAGATTCCGCAGTTTGCGGGGCATACTACATTTGATGACCGCGGAAAAAAAGAATATATAGTAACTCAGCCATTAGAGTCTGGTAAACAACTAATTTTTGCTCCTGAAAATCCAGAACATCGTGTAAAAATTGAGTCTGATCAGGATGTTATGCTTTTTGACGGAAGAAATCTGGGGCAGAACGGATGGTTTATTGCCAGAAGTGTTTTTTCAGCAAATAAAACGGGTAAAGTGCTAAGCTGGTATGTAGAACCCAATGCTATTCCAGATTGGATAAGAGAGCCAGTGATAGGGTTTTCCCAGGTTGGCTATATGCCAAGCCAAAAAAAAGTTGCAGTTATTGAACTTGATAAGAACGATAAACCATTGGCCACTGCATCAATTTTTAAGCTTGATGAGAACGGAAAATTTGCCGAAAAACTAAAAGCAGATGTTAAGGTTTGGGGGAAATATCTAAGATACAATTATGCTCAAGTTGATTTTAGCTCAGTTAAAGAAAAAGGCATTTATTATATCCAATATGGAAAACAAAAAACAAACACTTTTCAGATTGCGGATGATATATATTCAAAAGTATGGCATCCAACTATGGACGTGTGGTTTCCTGTCCAGATGGATCACATGGAAGTTAATGAAGCGTATCGGGTTTGGCATGGAAAACCATTTTTAGATGATTGTCTGCAAGCGCCATTGAATCACGAGCATTTTGACGGATACAAACAAGGACCTACTACGGAAACTAAATACAAACCTTTAGAACGTATTCCAAATATGGCGGTGGGAGGCTGGTTTGACGCAGGTGATTTTGATATACAGACTTTTTCACATGTCAGCGTAATCAATAGTTTTGTAGAATCATGGGAGGCATTCAAGGTAAACAGAGACGAAACATATATTGACCAAAAAACGCAATTTGTGGATATTCATCGTCCTGACGGAAAGCCTGATTTATTGCAGCAGATTGAGCATGGAGTTTTGAACCTCGTTGCACAAGTTGAAAACATTGGACATCCTGTAAGAGGGATTGTTGTGCCAAATCTGCACCAATACCATCATTTGGGTGACGCTTCTACTGAAACGGATAACCTTCCGTATAATCCTTTGCTTAAGCCATACGAATCCAATGGAGTTTCTAGCGGCACACTGGATGACCGATGGGCTTTTACAAACCGAAGTTCATTTCTTGATTACAGAACCGCAGGAGCATTAGCGGCAGCAAGCAGAGTTTTAAAAGGTTATAATGATGAACTTTCCAGTAAATGTTTATCTGATGCTATAAAGCTGTTCAATGAAGCAAATGAAATTGCAAAAAAAGCTAAGCCTGATGATAGCCCAATGTCCAAATGGGGAAGAGGAAGTGATATGATTGCAATGCTGCAGCTATACCTAAGCACGAAAGATGATCAATACAAAACTGGTTTCCTGAGTAAAATTTGGAATCAATTGGATGAAAATCTGGAATTTAATATTAATTCTGCGCTATTGGCTTTGCCAGCAATGGACAATGATTACAAAGTAAAATTACGTAGTTATGTAATTAAGTATAAAGAAAAAATTGACAAAGATAATGCTGATAATCCTTATGGTGTTCCTTTAGCAAAGCGAGGTTGGGGAGGTACTTCTCAAGTGATTAATTGGGCTAGTACGAATTATTACATTCATAAAATTTATCCTGATATTATCGATAAAGAATATGTTTACCAAGGACTGAACTATATTTTTGGATGCCATCCATATTCCAATTTGTCTTTTGTGAATGCTGTAGGAAATAAATCCAAAAAGGTTGCTTATGGAGGCAATCGTGCTGACTTTACAACAATTGCAGGCGGAGTAGTTCCAGGACTAATTTTTCTTAAGCCTGATTATTTAGAAAATAAAGACGACTGGCCGTTTTTTTGGGGAGAAAATGAGTGTATTATTGATGGCGGAGCTTGGTATGTTTTTCTGGCAAATGCTGTAAATGAATTGGCAGAGAATGAACAAAAATAATAATCATTAAACTTTAAAATATGAAACGATTTTTAATTGCCGTTATTTTAATTTCTAATTTACATTACCACTCCAGTTGGGGTCAGGAAGCACACGGTGTTGAAGATTTTAAGCCTTCATCAGTAAATCAGCCCGGAAAGCAGTTCCCACAGGTTAATTCGCAAGGTCGTGTTCGAGCCAGTATTCTGGCTCTAAATGCAAGTAAAGTCCAGCCTGATATTGGAGGTACAAAATAGGATATGGTAAAAGATAACAATGGTGTTTGGACAGGAGAATCGGCTCCGTAAGACGAAGGATTTCATTATTATCAATTGAATATTGACGGAGCTTCAGTTTCAGACCCAGGAACATTATATTTTATGGTGCTGGCCGGTTGGGAAGTGGCATAGAAATTCCGGCATCAGACAAAGATTTTTATGCTTTGAAAGATGTACGCACGGTTTAGTTAGCGAAAATATCTATTTTTCTAAATTAACCAATTCCTTTAGACGTTGTTTTTATTTATACTCCTGCTGGTTATAACGAGAATACAAAAACTCGTTATCCCGTACTTTATCTGTAGTATGGAAGTTTTGAGGATGAAACAGGGTGATCGGTTCAGGGTAAAGCCAATCTTATACTTGATAATCTTATTGCAGGTAAAGAAGCTGTGTCAATGATTGTTGTTATGGACAATGGCTATGCTTATAAAAAACAAGAAACTACAGAAAACAAACCAGCACAGCCTGTATCCGTTTTTGAAGAAGTAATGATAAATGAAATTATTTCAATGATTGATATAAAGTTTAGAACCATTTGAGATCGGGAGCATAGAGCAATTGCAGGACTTTCTATAGGAGCTAATCAAACGATGAGAATTGCGATGAATCATCTGGATAAGTTTGCTTATTATGGAGGATTCAGCGGTACTTCAAATTATCCAAGTTCAGACGAAATTGATCCAAAAGTATTTCTAGGAGGAAAATTTAATGATGCAAAAGCAATAAATAAACAGCTTAAAGTTTTATGGCTCGGACTTGGAACAAAAGAATCAAATTCTTTTCCTGGTTCTGTAGGTGTTTTTAGAGCAATGCTGGATAAACAGGGAATTAAGCATGTGTTTTATGAGTCCAAAGGTACTGCTCATGAGTGGCTGGCTTGGAGAAGATTTTTGCATCAATATGCCAGTTTATTATTTAAGTAAATAAAATTTAAAAAGATATTTAATATGAAAAAAAATCTCTTGCCAATTCTTGCTATGGTTGTTATGACCAGCAGTTTATTGGCACAAAATATAGAAAAAGAAGGACCGAAAGGCTTTGACCAAGTTCGAACAGGAATTCCCAACGGGAAAGTTGAGAGTTTAGAATACAGCTCTAAAACCGTTGGCAGTATCAGAAAAGTGACTGTATATACTCCGCCAGGTTTTAGTAAAAATAAAAAATACCCGGTTTTATATTTATTGCACGGAATAGGCGGTGACGAAAAAGAATGGTTAAACGGAGGCAGCCCGCAGGTGATATTAGACAATCTGTACTCAGAAGGCAAGGTAGAACCTATGATTGTTGTAATGCCAAACGGCAGAGCGATGAAAGATGACAGTGCCACGGGAAATATAATGACGCCTGATAAAGTGCAGGCTTTTTCCACTTTCGAAAAGGATTTATTAAATGATCTGATTCCTTTTATCGAAAAGAAATACCCAATTCTTAAAGACAGAGAACACCGCGCTATTGCAGGTTTGTCTATGGGCGGAGGTCAGTCTTTAAATTTCGGATTAGGGAATTTAGATAAGTTTGCTTGGGTCGGCGGATTTTCATCTGCTCCTAATACCAAGATGCCACAAGAGCTGATTCCTAATCTTGAAGAAGCAAAAAAGAAATTAAAACTGCTTTGGATTTCTTGCGGAGATAATGATGGGCTTATCTATAATAGCAAGCGCACTCACGATTATTTGTATAAAAATGATGTGCCTCATATCTATTATATTGAACCGGGAGTTCATGATTTTAAGGTGTGGAAAAACGGCTTGTATATGTTCTCACAGTTTTTGTTTAAGCCGGTAGATCCGACAGGTTTTACAAAATATACCATTTTGGGAACTCCAGCAGAAACTAATATTCGCAATGCTAAATATCCTCAAATACTTCCGGATAACCGGGTTGTTTTTAAAGTAAAAGCGCCAGAAGCTGCAAAGGTGCAGATTGATTTAGGCAAAAAGTATGACATGATAAAAGACGGAGAGGGAACTTGGAACGTAACAACGGATGTTATAAATAAAGGATTTAATTATTATTCATTGCTTATTGACGGTGTGGCTGTTGCTGATCCAGCAAGCGAAAGTTTCTACGGTATGGGACGTATGGCTAGCGGTATAGAAATTCCAAATAGAGAAGGAGATTTTTATGATTTAAACGATGTGCCGCATGGTGACATCCGAATTAAAAAATATTTTTCAAAAGCAACTAATTCTTGGCGCGAAATGTATGTTTACACACCGCCAGGCTATGAAAACGCCACCGAAAAATATCCGGTTTTATATCTGCTTCACGGTGGAGGCGAAGATCAGAGAGGGTGGGCTGCACAAGGCAAGGCAAATTTAATTTTGGACAATTTAATTGCTGAAAATAAAGCAAAACCAATGGTGATCGCAATGCTGGACGGCAATATGGGAAATACAGGAGGAATTGCAGGTTTCAATGAAAATGCGCTTAAAGCTTTTGAAAATGAATTAAAAACGGGAGCAATACCATTTGTAGAAAGTAATTTTAAAGTAGCAACAGATGCTAAAAATAGAGCTTTAGCCGGTTTGTCAATGGGAGGAATGCAGACGCTGCATGCAGGCATTAAAAATTCAGATATGTTTTCCAGTATTGGCGTATTTAGCTCCGGCTGGTGGGCAAATAATCCAGATTTATCTGAACTTCAATATGTGTTTATGAAAAATAATACCGCAGTTATTAATTCAAATATTAAAGAATTTTGGATTTCAATGGGAGGCAAGGAAGATATTGCTTTTGAGAATTGTAAAATAATGATGAGCAGGTTCGATCAGATGGGAATTAAGTACAAGTATAGTGAATATTCAGGAGGGCACAGCTGGCCTGTTTGGAGACATGATTTATTTATGTATGCCCCATTATTATTTAGGTAAAAGGCAAAAAAACTGCAAAACAAATAGATAATTAAAAATAAGTTGACTTTTTTTTCGCTGGCATGTTTTTTTTAATACATTTACACAACCGATTGTTTTGATTAAATAAAAAGTCAGGAAGAATCCATTTCGGCATTAACCCATCAATAAACCATTACAAATAATGAGTACCATTTCACAAAAATTATCCGTTAAGGAAAAAATCGGATACAGCCTGGGCGATTTAGCGGCAAATTTAGTTTTTCAGACCCTGATGACGTATCTGGCCTATTTCTATACCGATATTTATGGACTGTCTCCCACCCATTCGTCGATAATTATGCTATCGGTCGGCTTAATAGCAGCTTTTGTTTTCAATCCGATAATAGGTGTCTTGGCCGACAGAACCTCTACAAAATGGGGAAAGTTCCGGCCTTGGATCCTGATAACGGCACTGCCTTTGGGATGTGTTGCTTTGGCTGCATTTACCACACCTGATTTTTCGTACAGCGGGAAAGTAATTTATGCGGCAGTGACTTATACGCTGTTGCTGCTGTTTTACGCCAGTAACAATCTGCCTTATTCGGCTTTAAGCGGCGTGATTACGGGAGATATGTCAGACAGGAACAGTTTATCGTCCTATCGTTTTGTGGCAGTAATGTTTGCACAGTTTTTTGTCCAGGTTTTTATGCTGGGGATTATCAAAAGCGCCGGCAACGGGGACAAGGCAGTGGGTATTGAAAAAGTGATGACGGTATTGGCCATCATTGGCACTATCATGCTTTTGATCACCTTTTTGACCACCAAAGAACGTATCATTCCAAAACCGGAACAAAAGTCAAGCGTTAAGGAAGATTTAGCCGATTTGGTAAAAAACAAGCCTTGGGTAATCATGCTGTCGCTGACGACTTTGGTGTTTATCACTCTGGCCCTGAAAGGCGGTTCCTATGTGTACTATTTCGAAAACTATGTGGATAAGGCACAATTGGCTCTGTTTATTCAGCCGATATTGGATTCATTGTCGAGCGTTGGGTTAAACCATTTTGGGAATGATCCCGTTGCGGCAGGATTTGGACTGTTTAATGCGGGCGGAATCATTTTTATGATTGTCGGAATCACGCTGTCTAAAGGTTTGGCTGATAAATACGGGAAACGAAACATCTTCGGACTATTTTTGTTTATTTCAACAATCTTTATTCTGGCTTTTTATTTCTTTCCGCCAGAGAATATCGGGCTTATCTTTCTGTCCCAGATTCTGCATGGATTTTTCTACGGAATCACCATTCCGCTGCTGTGGGCGATGATAGCCGATGTTGCCGATTATTCGGAATGGCTCAATAACCGCCGTGCGACCGCCATTATATTTTCGGCGATGATGGTCGGGCTAAAAGCAGGACTGAGCATCGGAGGAGCCTTAACGACCTTATTCTTAGGCTATTTTCAGTATGTTCCCAATTCCCTGACTCAGTCCGACGTAACGATAAACGGCATCAAACTATTGGTGAGCGTTTTTCCTGCGGTTCCCTTTTTAATAGGATGCGGTCTGCTGTTTTTCTATAAGATAGACAAGAAAATGGAGGTTCAGATAGAGAGTGAGCTAAAAGAAAGAAGAAATTAATTATAAAACGTAAAAAAGAGTATGCCTGAAGATAATATTGAACAGATTAATTTTGAGCAGATTAATAAAACCGCCATTTCAAAGCCTTTAGTGTCGCACATGTACACCGCTGACCCTTCAGCCCATGTATTTAACGGCAAGATATACATTTATCCCTCGCATGATATTGATGCGGGAATTCCGTTCAATGACAACGGAGATCATTTTGGGATGGAAGACTACCATGTATTTTCTATGGAAAGCATAACATCTGAAGCAGTTGACAACGGCGTTGCCCTGCATGTAGCTGATGTAGCGTGGGCAGAAAAGCAGATGTGGGCTCCTGATGCAGCTTATAAAAACGGAAAGTACTATTTGTATTTTCCGGCCAAACGTCCCGACGGCATTTTTCAGATCGGGGTTGCAGTGGGTGATTCTCCCGAAGGGCCTTTTACTGCCGAAAAAGAAGCCATTAAGGGAAGCTACAGCATAGACCCAGCCGTTTTTGAGGATGAAGACGGGAAGCATTATATTTATTTTGGCGGTATCTGGGGCGGTCAGCTTCAGAAATATCGAAACAATAAATACGATTCCATAAACGAAGAACCTTTAGATAACGAACCGGCACTGGGACCAATTATTGCTCAGCTTACTGATAACATGCTGGAGTTTGCCCAAGAGCCGAAAGAAATCCAGATTCTGGACGAAAACGGAAAGGCACTGCTGGCAGGAGACAATGACCGCCGTTTTTTTGAAGCTCCATGGGTTCATAAATACAATGATAAATATTATTTCTCGTACTCCACAGGCGATACCCATTTTATCTGTTACGCAATCGGGGAGAGCCCTTATGGTCCGTTTGTGTATCAGGGACGAATTCTAAATCCCGTTGTGGGCTGGACGACGCATCATTCGATATGTAAAGTTGATAATGACTGGTATCTGTTTTACCATGATTCGAGCCTGTCCAAAGGGGTAACGCATCTGCGGAGCATGAAAGCGGCCAAAATTGAGTATTTAGCCGATGGTTCAATTGTTACAATAGAACCTTATGATAGAATAAATTAGCGTGTCTGTGTATAGATACACCGCAGTCAAGCACCACATGATGCCAAAAAATAAAAAAAATATAGTTATCCACTTTTTTCTAGATTTAAAATTGAATATTCATAACAGTTCACATTTGTTTTGAGCATCTTTAGAGAGAATCGCTTATTCGTTTGTGATGTCATGTAACAACTGAAAAAATAAAGAGCCTAATATTTAGGTATTAGTAATTTGATGTTTTGTATGAAAAATTGTCGTATTTTTCATTTTTGTGAGTTAATGTTTTTATATTTTTATATATTTAAAAAAAATCTTACTTATTAAATAATTTACAAAATGCTAAAAATAGAAAAAAATATATTTCTTATATGCTGTTTATTTTTTGTGATGATCTCTTACTCACAAAGCGACTTTGAAAATTTTCAATTTCGCTCTATAAAAGAAGGTATTTCTAAACGGGGAGTTTGGTCTATTGTTCAAGACAAAAAAGGATATATCTGGATAGGGACAAACGGTGCGGGGCTTTATAAATATGATGGGATAAATTATGTAGTTTATGAATCCAATTGGAATACTCCGAAATCCATAAACAGTAACCTTATTTACACCACCTATGTCGATTCTCAAAACAGATTATGGGTGGGTACAGAGGAGGGTTTGTGTTTGTATGATAGAGATCTAAATAGATTTGATACTATTGATTTAAAAAAAGCTCTTAAAATCAATAGAGATGATATAGTTACTGTCAGGAGTTTAATTGAAAATAATGAAGGGTGTTTATTAATTGGTACAGAACAATACGGTCTTTTGAAACTAGACCTGAAGACATTTCAATTAACAACAGTTAAATCCAATATTCCTTTAAATATTGATTTGTTTATTCGAGGTCTTGCAAAAAATAAACAAGGAAAAGTATTTGCTGCAACAAATTTTGGATTGAAGTATTTTGACAGCAAAAAGAATTTTATAGAGCAGGTACAATTTGTTGAAAGTGATAATTCTAAATCCGAAATTACGGATTCATTAGAATCTTTATTTTTTGAAAGTAATGATAATTTATGGATTGGTACTACAAATAACGGCTTAATTAAAGTTGTCCAAAACAAGAGTGGTTATCAACAAAAAAAGATCTCAATTACAAATAAAAGAATCTTTTCTATTATTGCTGTAGATGCAAAAAATATTCTTTGCGCTACTGAAAATGACGGGCTCTTTTTGCTGAATAATTCAGGAACAATAATAAAAAAATATTTACCGAATAAGTTTGAAAAAAACGGATTGAAATCAAATTCTATATGGTCTTTGTTGAAGGATAATGACAATAGAATTTGGCTGGGATATTACAATAAAGGTGTTTGTATTTTTGATAAATTATCAGGGCAGTTTAATTCAATCGAAAGTTTATTGAATAATGTAAATTCTTTGCAGACAAGTTCGGTTACATCAATTGCTAAGGATTTTTCAGGAAAGCTCTGGATAAGCATGGAAGGCGGGGGGGTTGATGTTTTTGATCCTAAGACTAAAAAAATTATACATATCAATAGTCACGACAGTTCTTTCATTTCGGGTTTGAAAAGCAATAATGTGCAGGAAGTTTTTTTTGACAGCAAGCAAAATGTATGGTTGGCTGTTTGGAATGAGGGAATTTTTTTCTTAAAAAAAGGAACCAGAAACTTTATTAATTATAATACTCAAAATACTAAAGGGCTTAGCTCTGATAGGGTTTTGAGTTTTGCAGAGGATTCAAAAGGAAATATTTGGATAGGAACATTTGAACGAGGGCTAAGTTATTTTGATCCTTCAAAAAAGACCTTTTTTCAATGCAATTCTAAGCCATTTCAGGATCATTTACTGACTTCTTCCCTTGTACGCAAAGTATTTGTTGATTCAGATGATATTATTTGGGTGGGAACCACAAGAGGGCTTTATAGTGTAAATAAAAAAGAGAACACATTCACTGTATTTTCTGTTAAGGATAAAATGTCCAAAATTTTAAATAATATCAGAACACATACAATATTGTCTATTTTTGAATCCAAAAACAAATTAATTTGGATTGGAACAGATGGTTCAGGGCTTTTTAATTATAATAAAAAATCAAAAAAAATATCTTGGTATAATGGTATTCAATCTGCTAAAGAAAAATCAGTATGTTCAATAACTGAGGATTGTTATGGTTCAATTTGGGTAAGCGGCAGATCTGGAATCACAAAACTGGATTTAAAAAACAATAAATTTTATAATTTTAATACAGAAGACGGATTGTTAGTCAATGACTTTAACAATAATTCGGTTTTAAAAGATGAAAAGGGAATTATTTATTTTGGAAGCTATGAAGGGATAAATTACTTTGATCCTAAACAAATGTCCAAAAGCACCAAACAGCCTCTGCTGTACTTTAAAGATTTTAAGCTGTTTAATACTTCGGTTATACCTGCCACAGCCGATTCTCCATTACAAAAAGTCATTTCCGAAACAAAAAGCATTACTTTAAATCATAACCAGTCAGTTTTTACAATAGAATATGTTGGCATTAATTATTCCTATCCTGGTAAAAATGAATATGCCTATTATCTGGAAGGATTTGAAAAAAAATGGAATTATGTAGGGAATAAACGTATAGCAACCTACACCAATCTTGCTTCAGGCGATTATGTTTTTAAAGTGAAATCTGCAAATCGGGGCGGCTCTTGGAGTCAAAGACCATTGGAATTGAAAATCACAATTCTGGCTCCATGGTGGAGAACATATTGGGCATATTTTGTGTATTTAGTAATTGCTGTTTTGGGAGCTTATTATATAATTATTTACTATCAGAATAAATTTAAGGCAAAACAGGCGATTAGTTTTGAAAGAGACAAGCGGATTCAAATCGAAAAATTGAACAATAAAAAACTCCAGTTTTTTACCAATATCTCTCACGAATTCAGAACTCCTTTGACTTTGATAATGAATCCTTTGGATGATTTACTAAAAAATAATGCATATAATTTAAATACTGAAGTTTTAAACAAATTGAAGGTGATTCATAAAAGTTCAGATTTATTATCAAGACTGATTAATGAGCTGATGGATTTTAGAAAACTGCAGTTTAATCAGGTACAGCTGCAGGTTCAGGAGATAGAAGTAATCAGTTTTGTAAAAGATATTTTGAGCCATTTTGAAGAGGAAGCTAATTTTCGCAAAATTGAATTATCGTTTTCTTCTTCGCTTAAAAAATTAAATGATTGGATTGATCCAAAAATGCTGGAAAAAATAATTTTTAATATTGTTTCTAATGCCTTCAAGGTTACGCCAGATTACGGAAGTATAAAAGTAAGAATCAAAGAAAATAATAAACTTATTTATTTTCCTTTGATAAATGGCGACAAGGAAGTTAAAAGTTATGAAATTACGATTGAAGACACAGGATCCGGATTGGACAAAAAAGAAATCAAAAGAATATTCGAAAGGTTTTATCAGGTAAATAATCTAAATAAGACTTATTATGGAAGTACTGGCATAGGTTTGGAAGTTGTTAAAGAATTTATCGAGTTAAACAAAGGAAAAATTGAAGTAGACAGTGTTTTAGGCGAAAAAACCTGCTTTAAAATTATTTTTCCTTTGGGGAAAGATTTTTTTGAGGCAGCTGAATTTGCCAAAGAAGAGTACAAACCAGATTTGGAAGGCAAAAATAGTTTAAAAGATCAGGTATCATTGGAGGATAATTTGAAATTGCACAATAGTGAGCTAAATTCAGATAAAACGCATACTGTACTGATTGTAGAAGACAATTCGGATTTAAGAAGTTATTTAAAAGAAGAGCTTAAAAAAGAATATAAGGTCATTGTAGCCGAAAATGGGCAAAAAGGATATGATTTGGCAGTACAAAAGTTGCCTGATTTGATTCTTACAGATGTCATTATGCCTGTAACAGATGGTTTGGAAATGTGTAAAAAAATAAAAGGTAACATTAAAACATCTCATATTCCTTTGCTAATGCTGTCTGCAAAAGCATTAGTAAAAGATCGATTGGAAGGTATAGATTCGGGGGCAGATTTGTATTTGAGCAAGCCGTTTAATATGGACATTCTAAAATCAAGCCTCGCTCAATTAATAAACAGCAGGCAAATTATTTTTAATAAGTTTTATGATGGCATAACTAAAAAAGCACAGCAGAAAACTACAACGATTGATAATGATTTTATGCAAAAGACATTAAATTATATTCATGAGAACATTAGCGAGCCAGAACTTAGCGTTGAGCGGTTAGCGTCAATTGTTTTCTTGAGCCGAAGCCAATTGTACCGAAAAATAAAAACGCTGACCGGTTTATCAGTAAATGAATTCATTAGAAATATCAGGTTAGAAAAAGCCAGACAGTTAATTGAACAAGGTACTGACAATATTAATGAAATAAGCTATAAGGTTGGGTTTTCGTCTCCTTCTTATTTTACTAAATGCTTTAAATCAAAATATGGTTACGTGCCTACAGATGGTAAAAAAATAAGCTGTTAAGTTTCTATAAAAATCTAATATGTTCGTATAGAATTTGCTTTAAACTATAAAGATATAAAAGGATTAGGTATTAAAATGGATAAGCAT
Protein-coding sequences here:
- a CDS encoding glycoside hydrolase family 43 protein, whose product is MPEDNIEQINFEQINKTAISKPLVSHMYTADPSAHVFNGKIYIYPSHDIDAGIPFNDNGDHFGMEDYHVFSMESITSEAVDNGVALHVADVAWAEKQMWAPDAAYKNGKYYLYFPAKRPDGIFQIGVAVGDSPEGPFTAEKEAIKGSYSIDPAVFEDEDGKHYIYFGGIWGGQLQKYRNNKYDSINEEPLDNEPALGPIIAQLTDNMLEFAQEPKEIQILDENGKALLAGDNDRRFFEAPWVHKYNDKYYFSYSTGDTHFICYAIGESPYGPFVYQGRILNPVVGWTTHHSICKVDNDWYLFYHDSSLSKGVTHLRSMKAAKIEYLADGSIVTIEPYDRIN
- a CDS encoding MFS transporter, producing MSTISQKLSVKEKIGYSLGDLAANLVFQTLMTYLAYFYTDIYGLSPTHSSIIMLSVGLIAAFVFNPIIGVLADRTSTKWGKFRPWILITALPLGCVALAAFTTPDFSYSGKVIYAAVTYTLLLLFYASNNLPYSALSGVITGDMSDRNSLSSYRFVAVMFAQFFVQVFMLGIIKSAGNGDKAVGIEKVMTVLAIIGTIMLLITFLTTKERIIPKPEQKSSVKEDLADLVKNKPWVIMLSLTTLVFITLALKGGSYVYYFENYVDKAQLALFIQPILDSLSSVGLNHFGNDPVAAGFGLFNAGGIIFMIVGITLSKGLADKYGKRNIFGLFLFISTIFILAFYFFPPENIGLIFLSQILHGFFYGITIPLLWAMIADVADYSEWLNNRRATAIIFSAMMVGLKAGLSIGGALTTLFLGYFQYVPNSLTQSDVTINGIKLLVSVFPAVPFLIGCGLLFFYKIDKKMEVQIESELKERRN